A section of the Acidobacterium capsulatum ATCC 51196 genome encodes:
- the plsY gene encoding glycerol-3-phosphate 1-O-acyltransferase PlsY, protein MPYVTVIVLAAAAYLLGSIPFGFLLVKYVRKEDIRQKGSGNIGATNVVRSGAKGLGALTFLLDACKGALAVLLCGWLGAHSPLPAVSFSDALALGALFAILGHIYPVWLGFRGGKGVATAFGVFIALAPWPALCSLGLFILLFAVSRYVSLGSIVATIFFPIFAWLLPHRPQGSLMWSVIFFLAVLVIYKHRQNIVRLLHGTEYRFGKPRTEAA, encoded by the coding sequence ATGCCATACGTAACAGTTATCGTCCTGGCCGCCGCGGCTTACCTGCTCGGTTCCATCCCGTTCGGATTCCTGCTGGTCAAGTACGTCCGCAAAGAGGACATCCGGCAGAAGGGAAGCGGCAACATCGGCGCCACCAATGTCGTCCGCTCCGGCGCCAAGGGCCTCGGCGCGCTCACCTTCCTGCTCGATGCCTGCAAGGGCGCGCTTGCCGTGCTGTTGTGCGGCTGGCTCGGCGCGCATTCTCCGTTGCCCGCGGTCAGCTTTAGCGACGCTCTCGCGCTGGGCGCGCTTTTCGCGATTCTCGGCCATATTTATCCCGTCTGGCTCGGCTTCCGGGGCGGCAAGGGCGTGGCCACTGCGTTTGGAGTCTTCATCGCGCTCGCTCCCTGGCCCGCGCTGTGCAGTCTCGGGCTCTTCATTCTGCTCTTTGCCGTCTCCCGCTACGTGTCGCTCGGCTCCATTGTCGCGACCATCTTTTTTCCCATCTTTGCGTGGTTGCTGCCCCACCGGCCGCAGGGCTCTCTGATGTGGAGCGTCATCTTCTTTCTCGCCGTGCTCGTCATTTACAAGCACCGCCAAAACATCGTGCGCCTGCTGCATGGCACTGAGTACCGCTTCGGCAAGCCGCGGACCGAGGCAGCATGA
- a CDS encoding HD-GYP domain-containing protein, whose protein sequence is MSSFRQSGTFVFLVSAAALSLTALIPCVFYAEAVWMHVHPVWPRVMLGLLISLTMGWLQAVRFARKLTGFKRILMSGMLTGSVQDAEQQVKALRYSPFADIAEAWLATTNSLQHAYHDKQMQVWQQTQTLAELMRMFAKAVDERTPYLRGHSERVAAYAEQIAREMGLSAHDTERVRLAALLHDIGSLGIDDQIMAKESTLTAEEFDSVKAHPLRGAAILRPIEPLHDLIPGLEFHHEALDGSGYPYGVKADEIPLMARIISVADSFDAMTTWRPYQAPMDPKYTLEVLERLAGKRYDAQVVAALQTLLLRGAIVVPVTRPVFDQDPPRRLRLVR, encoded by the coding sequence ATGTCCTCCTTTCGCCAATCCGGTACGTTTGTCTTTCTTGTGTCTGCGGCCGCTCTGTCGCTCACGGCTCTCATCCCCTGCGTCTTCTATGCGGAAGCAGTCTGGATGCATGTGCATCCTGTGTGGCCCAGGGTCATGCTGGGGTTGCTGATCAGCCTGACTATGGGCTGGCTGCAGGCCGTGCGTTTTGCGCGCAAGTTGACCGGGTTCAAGCGGATACTGATGAGCGGTATGCTCACCGGCTCCGTGCAGGATGCCGAGCAGCAGGTCAAGGCTCTGCGCTACTCTCCGTTTGCTGACATTGCGGAGGCCTGGCTCGCCACCACGAACTCCCTGCAGCACGCCTATCATGACAAGCAGATGCAGGTCTGGCAGCAGACCCAGACGCTGGCCGAGCTGATGCGCATGTTCGCCAAGGCCGTCGATGAGCGCACCCCCTATCTGCGTGGCCACTCCGAGCGCGTGGCCGCCTATGCCGAGCAGATCGCCCGCGAGATGGGCCTCTCCGCGCATGACACGGAGCGCGTGCGTCTCGCCGCGTTGCTGCACGACATCGGCAGCCTCGGCATCGATGACCAGATCATGGCCAAGGAGAGCACGCTGACCGCCGAGGAATTCGACTCGGTCAAAGCGCACCCTCTGCGCGGCGCGGCGATCCTGCGCCCCATCGAGCCGCTGCACGATCTCATCCCCGGCCTCGAGTTTCATCATGAAGCGCTCGACGGCTCCGGTTATCCCTACGGCGTCAAGGCGGATGAAATTCCCCTCATGGCCCGCATCATTTCAGTCGCTGACAGCTTTGACGCCATGACCACGTGGCGGCCTTATCAGGCGCCCATGGACCCTAAATACACTCTCGAAGTGCTGGAGCGTCTGGCCGGCAAGCGCTATGACGCGCAAGTCGTTGCCGCGCTGCAGACGCTTTTGCTGCGCGGCGCGATCGTCGTGCCCGTGACGCGCCCGGTCTTTGATCAGGACCCGCCCCGCCGCCTGCGCCTGGTGCGCTGA
- a CDS encoding phosphatidylglycerophosphatase A, translated as MTNSAQKPKTLWAWTAATALGVGFGKPGPGTWGSVAAVLIWFAVGAFSHLSRASMAWGTLAAAIIVTLIGIPAATRVEQECGRQDPGFVVLDEVAGQWLTLVACPVEWRHALLGLLLFRLFDIVKPWPVRRLERLPGGTGIMLDDVAAGLLGLVVMQLVLHWW; from the coding sequence ATGACGAATAGCGCCCAAAAGCCCAAAACCCTCTGGGCCTGGACCGCCGCCACCGCGCTTGGCGTCGGCTTCGGCAAGCCCGGCCCCGGCACCTGGGGTTCCGTGGCTGCCGTCCTTATCTGGTTTGCCGTGGGCGCGTTCTCGCATTTGAGCCGCGCCTCCATGGCCTGGGGCACGCTCGCCGCGGCCATCATCGTCACGCTCATCGGCATTCCCGCCGCCACGCGCGTCGAGCAGGAATGCGGCCGCCAGGACCCCGGTTTCGTCGTGCTCGACGAGGTTGCCGGGCAGTGGCTCACGCTGGTCGCCTGCCCCGTGGAGTGGCGTCACGCGCTGCTCGGGCTGCTGCTCTTTCGCCTTTTTGACATTGTGAAGCCATGGCCCGTACGCCGGCTCGAACGCCTGCCCGGCGGAACTGGCATCATGTTAGATGACGTGGCTGCCGGCCTGCTGGGCCTGGTGGTCATGCAACTGGTGCTGCACTGGTGGTAG
- a CDS encoding competence/damage-inducible protein A, with protein MIAEIIAVGSEMLTPFRQDTNSLYLTEKFNSLGVTIAFKTIVGDKQRHLVDAIRQALRRVDIVAISGGLGPTEDDLTRECVAEALGRTLTRDAALIANMYARAAARRVTITRNNEKQADVIDGAVILENGRGTAPGQWLDIVHGEHRKLLMLLPGPPSELKGMFDEQCMPLLADALPKRAIAMRVLKAAMIGESQCDARIAPIYQQYTDIETTILAHLGDIQLNLSCSKPFLAQARLRVDELASRIEEELDDVLYSSQGETLEQIVLYYLEMRGASLAVAESCTGGLISERLTGIPGSSRSFAGGAVVYSNELKTLLAGVDPELIGSYGAVSSQVAKALAEGIRERCSAHFGLGVTGIAGPGGGSEDKPVGLVYLAVSTPEETTVLERRFTGDRHRIRHLAAQQALDMVRRRLM; from the coding sequence ATGATCGCGGAAATTATCGCTGTGGGCTCTGAGATGCTGACGCCCTTCCGGCAGGATACGAACTCTCTCTATCTCACCGAAAAGTTCAACAGCCTCGGCGTGACCATCGCCTTCAAGACCATCGTGGGCGACAAGCAGCGTCACCTGGTCGATGCCATTCGCCAGGCGCTGCGCCGCGTAGATATCGTGGCCATCTCCGGCGGTCTTGGCCCCACCGAAGACGATCTCACGCGCGAGTGCGTCGCCGAGGCGCTCGGCCGCACCCTCACGCGCGATGCCGCCCTCATCGCCAACATGTACGCGCGCGCCGCCGCCCGCCGCGTCACCATCACGCGCAACAATGAGAAGCAGGCCGACGTCATTGACGGCGCCGTCATCCTAGAGAACGGCCGCGGCACCGCTCCCGGCCAGTGGCTCGACATCGTGCATGGTGAGCATCGCAAGCTGCTCATGCTGCTTCCCGGGCCTCCGTCCGAGCTGAAGGGCATGTTTGACGAGCAGTGCATGCCGCTGCTCGCTGACGCTCTGCCCAAACGCGCCATCGCCATGCGCGTGCTCAAGGCCGCAATGATCGGCGAGTCGCAGTGCGACGCCCGCATCGCGCCCATCTATCAGCAGTACACCGATATTGAGACCACGATTCTCGCGCACCTCGGCGACATTCAGCTCAATCTCTCCTGCAGCAAGCCCTTCCTGGCGCAGGCCCGCTTGCGCGTCGATGAGCTGGCCAGCCGCATTGAAGAAGAGCTGGACGACGTGCTCTATTCCTCGCAGGGCGAGACGCTCGAGCAGATCGTGCTCTATTACCTTGAAATGCGCGGAGCCTCGCTCGCCGTGGCCGAAAGCTGCACCGGCGGCCTGATCTCCGAGCGCCTGACCGGAATTCCCGGCAGCTCCCGCTCCTTTGCCGGCGGAGCCGTCGTCTACAGCAACGAGCTGAAGACGCTGCTCGCCGGTGTCGATCCAGAGCTGATCGGCAGCTACGGAGCCGTGAGCAGCCAGGTCGCCAAGGCGCTGGCCGAGGGCATCCGCGAGCGCTGCAGCGCCCACTTCGGCCTTGGCGTCACCGGCATCGCCGGTCCCGGCGGCGGCTCCGAAGACAAGCCCGTCGGTCTCGTCTATCTGGCCGTCAGCACGCCTGAAGAAACCACCGTTCTCGAGCGCCGTTTTACCGGCGACCGCCACCGCATCCGGCATCTGGCCGCGCAACAGGCGCTTGACATGGTGCGCCGCCGGCTAATGTGA
- a CDS encoding riboflavin synthase has translation MFTGLIATTGKILQLEKRSGAARLTVETATLAPRLHEGDSIAVNGVCLTALGLEPTRFHADLAAETLARTTLGDLAPGTLVNLELPTPAGTPLGGHVVQGHVDATGTLLALDPVDPEAGPAATDWWLRIAVPPAVQPYVVEKGSIAIDGISLTVARWDGATLAVAIIPHTYSATHLHTLAPGARVNLEADVLMKLALEQQRAQQHASTLTLESLIARGY, from the coding sequence ATGTTCACTGGTCTCATCGCAACTACCGGCAAAATTCTGCAGCTTGAAAAGCGCTCCGGCGCGGCCCGCCTCACCGTCGAAACCGCCACGCTCGCTCCGCGCCTGCATGAGGGCGACAGCATCGCCGTGAATGGCGTCTGCCTCACCGCGCTCGGTCTTGAGCCCACGCGCTTTCATGCCGATCTCGCCGCTGAGACACTGGCTCGCACCACGCTCGGCGATCTCGCCCCCGGTACCCTCGTCAACCTTGAACTGCCCACCCCCGCCGGCACTCCGCTCGGCGGCCACGTCGTGCAGGGCCATGTGGATGCCACCGGCACGCTGCTCGCACTCGATCCCGTCGATCCTGAAGCCGGTCCCGCCGCTACCGACTGGTGGCTGCGCATCGCCGTTCCTCCGGCCGTGCAGCCCTATGTCGTCGAGAAGGGGTCTATCGCCATCGACGGCATCAGCCTCACCGTCGCCCGCTGGGATGGCGCCACGCTCGCCGTGGCCATCATCCCGCACACCTACTCTGCCACGCATCTGCACACGCTCGCGCCCGGCGCCAGGGTCAATCTTGAGGCTGACGTGCTGATGAAGCTCGCGCTTGAGCAGCAGCGCGCGCAACAGCATGCCTCCACGCTCACTCTCGAATCGCTCATCGCGCGCGGCTACTAG
- the ftsY gene encoding signal recognition particle-docking protein FtsY — MIQTLFGSLDQPEEKGFFDRMKQAVSRTRESLSDRIESVIAMTREVDEAALEELEMTLIASDLGVHVAAEVVGQIRDRAKREQIRDGAELRDLLKSSLKKILDEHQKPPRTVATPPEVIVMVGVNGTGKTTTTGKLAAYYRRQGKTVLLCAADTFRAAAIEQLEVWGERTGVELIKSRQGGDPSAVLFDALQAAKARQTDVLIVDTAGRLHTKSGLMAELDKMRRTTQRFIPDAPHEVLLVLDATTGQNGLQQARLFTESAGVTGIVLTKLDGTAKGGIAIAIAREMGVPVRFAGIGEQVNDLLPFDSDAFVEALLGSPEVMRP; from the coding sequence ATGATTCAGACATTGTTCGGCAGCCTCGATCAGCCCGAGGAAAAAGGCTTTTTCGACCGCATGAAGCAGGCGGTCTCGCGCACCCGCGAGTCGCTGAGCGATCGCATCGAGAGCGTCATCGCCATGACCCGCGAGGTCGATGAGGCGGCCCTCGAAGAGCTGGAGATGACCCTCATCGCCTCCGATCTCGGCGTGCATGTCGCTGCCGAAGTCGTCGGACAGATTCGCGATCGCGCCAAACGGGAGCAGATTCGCGACGGTGCGGAACTCCGCGACCTCCTCAAATCGAGCCTCAAAAAAATTCTGGACGAACACCAGAAGCCGCCTCGCACCGTCGCCACGCCGCCTGAGGTCATCGTGATGGTCGGCGTCAACGGCACCGGAAAAACCACCACCACCGGCAAGCTGGCCGCTTACTATCGCCGCCAGGGCAAGACCGTGCTGCTCTGCGCGGCCGATACCTTTCGCGCCGCCGCCATTGAGCAACTCGAAGTCTGGGGTGAGCGCACCGGCGTCGAACTCATCAAGAGCCGTCAGGGTGGCGATCCCTCGGCCGTGTTGTTTGACGCGCTGCAGGCCGCCAAAGCGCGCCAGACCGACGTGCTCATTGTGGATACAGCCGGCCGCCTGCACACCAAGAGCGGCCTCATGGCCGAGCTCGACAAAATGCGTCGCACCACCCAGCGGTTCATTCCCGACGCGCCGCATGAAGTATTGCTGGTGCTTGACGCCACCACCGGCCAGAACGGATTGCAGCAGGCCCGCCTCTTCACCGAGTCCGCCGGCGTGACCGGCATCGTGCTCACCAAGCTTGATGGAACGGCGAAGGGCGGCATCGCCATTGCCATCGCCCGCGAAATGGGCGTTCCCGTGCGCTTCGCCGGCATCGGAGAGCAGGTCAACGATCTGCTGCCCTTTGACAGCGACGCATTTGTTGAGGCATTGCTCGGCTCGCCCGAAGTCATGCGTCCCTGA
- a CDS encoding pyridoxal-phosphate dependent enzyme yields MTQAPLTNLLAAMETVSARPAPDAQSMTQWRYLQMAHAVAHPVTLGEGGTPLQTLRAGLLLKEEGLNPTGSVQDRVASILISAARAAGWMRVALGESGVQAGSMPSSIPNSMPGSMPDSLADALAVSVATYAAQAGLRSQVTLSAAASEVDFLRVAAVGADQAWPAKNGRAESGEGNIAAGDLARATQLAARALAMELAEQMRWKLPETLLAPGASPLEMLAYENAFAWLREQEWVSSPHTPRCVAIHIAPAMGGPGTGPARVAAEVLRKVSDAVGIVEEEHVRAAMEAWARKGWLLAPGAAAAAAYCEQHAALPGSTVIVNPRAALASAGEMARLLGIRRYPGRMPVGGIITPQ; encoded by the coding sequence ATGACTCAGGCACCTCTTACCAATTTGCTGGCTGCGATGGAGACCGTCAGCGCGCGTCCCGCGCCGGATGCGCAGAGCATGACGCAGTGGCGGTACCTGCAGATGGCGCACGCCGTTGCGCATCCGGTGACGCTGGGCGAAGGCGGTACGCCGCTGCAGACGCTGCGGGCGGGGCTGCTGCTCAAAGAAGAGGGACTGAACCCGACGGGCAGCGTGCAGGACCGCGTGGCGTCGATTCTGATTTCGGCGGCGCGCGCGGCGGGATGGATGCGGGTGGCGCTGGGCGAGAGCGGCGTGCAGGCGGGCTCGATGCCCAGTTCGATTCCGAATTCGATGCCGGGCTCGATGCCAGATTCGCTGGCCGATGCGCTGGCGGTGTCTGTGGCCACGTATGCCGCGCAGGCAGGGCTGCGCTCTCAGGTCACGCTGAGCGCGGCGGCGAGCGAGGTGGATTTTTTGCGCGTGGCGGCGGTGGGAGCCGATCAGGCCTGGCCCGCAAAGAATGGTAGGGCAGAGAGTGGCGAGGGGAATATCGCAGCGGGCGACCTGGCGCGGGCGACGCAGCTAGCGGCGCGCGCGCTGGCCATGGAGCTGGCCGAGCAGATGCGGTGGAAGCTGCCGGAGACGCTGCTGGCGCCGGGGGCGAGTCCGCTGGAGATGCTGGCCTATGAAAATGCTTTTGCATGGCTGCGCGAGCAGGAATGGGTGAGCTCCCCGCACACGCCGCGCTGCGTGGCGATTCATATTGCGCCCGCGATGGGTGGGCCGGGCACGGGGCCTGCAAGAGTGGCGGCAGAGGTGCTGCGCAAGGTCTCGGACGCGGTGGGCATTGTGGAAGAAGAGCACGTGCGCGCGGCGATGGAAGCATGGGCGCGCAAGGGATGGCTGCTCGCACCCGGCGCGGCGGCGGCTGCGGCCTACTGCGAGCAGCATGCGGCGCTGCCGGGGAGCACGGTGATCGTGAATCCGCGTGCGGCGCTGGCAAGCGCGGGCGAGATGGCGCGGCTGCTCGGCATTCGCCGCTACCCGGGACGGATGCCGGTGGGCGGCATCATCACTCCGCAGTAA
- a CDS encoding ferritin-like domain-containing protein: MSGTQANGITRKQFIDALNEDLAREYQAIIAYVNYSQVLKGAAYMNIARELEVHAAEELSHALQLSDHIDYLGGMPTVHAKEVKTSEKAEDMLRFDLENEKETIRNYRRRVKQADELNEFAISESLRGILVQEQDHLSALATALGIDAPDPGIAD; encoded by the coding sequence ATGTCTGGTACGCAAGCAAACGGCATCACCCGCAAGCAATTCATCGACGCGCTCAATGAAGATCTGGCCCGCGAATATCAGGCCATCATCGCCTATGTGAATTATTCGCAGGTGCTCAAGGGCGCTGCCTACATGAACATTGCCAGGGAGCTCGAAGTCCACGCCGCCGAAGAGCTGAGCCACGCACTGCAGCTCTCCGATCACATCGATTATCTCGGCGGCATGCCCACCGTCCACGCCAAAGAGGTCAAGACCTCTGAGAAGGCCGAAGACATGCTGCGCTTCGATCTCGAGAACGAAAAAGAGACCATCCGCAACTATCGCCGCCGGGTCAAGCAGGCCGACGAACTCAACGAGTTCGCCATCTCCGAGAGCCTGCGCGGCATTCTCGTGCAGGAGCAGGATCATCTCTCCGCCCTCGCCACGGCGCTCGGCATTGATGCGCCCGATCCGGGCATCGCCGACTGA
- the rimO gene encoding 30S ribosomal protein S12 methylthiotransferase RimO — protein MKPLVTPDGVSAAADSARPRIGFVSLGCPKNLVDSEVMMGLLDRAGGVMTQDAASADILVVNTCSFIDAAKQESVDTILEMAQHKTTGRAQKLIVAGCLVERYRDEIQKNIPEVDAVVGTGELEKVLEAAGLALPPAPAASDSPFTILSAGVAARPEGELREQQGRFDREQWDGATAALPQYLYDHTTPRLRATRSASAYIKIAEGCDHPCSFCVIPNLRGKFRSRRFESVVAEAQSLVAQGVREITLIGQDTTCYGEDLGLKDGLALLLERLAQIEGLLWLRFLYAYPNKITGKLLDTIAKHDNICKYLDVPLQHASGAVLKSMKRGANAEILLKTIEKARARVPGLVLRTSFIVGFPGETAEDFATLQQFVRDAQIDWLGVFTYSDEEGSKAFDLEGKLPRRTIEQRKRALMKQQQGISRRAKQQWVGRVVDVLVEGESEETPLLWQGRTAWHAPEIDGVVYLNDFGPFESLTPGRFYRCEITEAHDYDVVARVMEESPLEARALAEVTA, from the coding sequence GTGAAACCTCTTGTTACCCCTGACGGCGTCTCTGCTGCCGCTGATTCCGCGCGGCCCCGCATCGGCTTCGTCTCTCTCGGCTGCCCTAAAAACCTGGTCGACAGTGAAGTCATGATGGGCCTGCTCGATCGCGCGGGCGGCGTCATGACGCAGGATGCCGCGTCCGCCGACATTCTGGTCGTCAACACCTGCTCCTTCATTGATGCCGCCAAGCAGGAGTCCGTCGATACCATCCTCGAAATGGCGCAGCACAAGACCACGGGCCGCGCGCAAAAGCTCATCGTTGCCGGCTGCCTCGTCGAGCGCTATCGCGACGAGATTCAAAAGAACATTCCAGAAGTGGATGCCGTCGTCGGCACCGGCGAGCTTGAGAAAGTGCTGGAGGCCGCGGGCCTCGCCCTGCCGCCCGCGCCGGCCGCGTCCGATTCGCCCTTCACCATTCTCTCTGCCGGCGTCGCCGCGCGCCCTGAGGGCGAGTTGCGTGAGCAGCAGGGCCGCTTTGACCGCGAGCAGTGGGATGGCGCAACCGCCGCGCTGCCGCAATATCTCTACGACCACACCACGCCACGTCTGCGCGCCACCAGGTCCGCCTCGGCTTACATCAAGATCGCCGAGGGCTGCGACCACCCCTGCAGCTTCTGCGTCATTCCCAATCTGCGCGGCAAGTTCCGCTCCCGCCGTTTTGAGTCGGTCGTGGCAGAGGCTCAATCGCTCGTGGCACAGGGCGTACGCGAAATCACGCTTATCGGCCAGGACACCACCTGCTACGGCGAAGATCTCGGCCTCAAAGATGGCCTCGCCCTGCTGCTCGAGCGCCTCGCGCAGATTGAGGGCCTCCTCTGGCTGCGCTTCCTCTACGCCTATCCCAACAAGATCACCGGCAAGCTGCTCGACACCATCGCAAAGCACGACAACATCTGCAAATATCTCGATGTTCCGCTGCAGCACGCCTCCGGCGCGGTGCTCAAGAGCATGAAGCGCGGCGCCAATGCCGAGATTCTCCTCAAGACCATCGAGAAGGCGCGTGCCCGTGTCCCCGGCCTCGTGCTGCGCACCTCGTTCATCGTGGGCTTCCCCGGCGAAACCGCCGAGGACTTCGCCACCCTGCAGCAGTTCGTGCGCGATGCGCAAATCGACTGGCTCGGCGTCTTCACTTACTCCGATGAAGAAGGCTCCAAGGCCTTTGACCTCGAAGGCAAACTGCCCCGCCGCACCATCGAGCAGCGCAAGCGCGCGCTCATGAAGCAGCAGCAGGGCATCAGCCGTCGCGCCAAACAGCAATGGGTGGGCCGCGTCGTCGATGTGCTCGTCGAGGGCGAGTCTGAGGAGACGCCGCTGCTCTGGCAGGGCCGCACCGCCTGGCACGCTCCTGAAATTGATGGTGTCGTTTATCTCAATGACTTCGGCCCCTTTGAATCCCTCACGCCCGGCCGATTCTACCGCTGCGAAATCACTGAAGCTCACGACTATGACGTGGTGGCCCGCGTCATGGAAGAGTCTCCGCTCGAGGCGCGCGCACTCGCCGAGGTGACGGCATGA
- the ribD gene encoding bifunctional diaminohydroxyphosphoribosylaminopyrimidine deaminase/5-amino-6-(5-phosphoribosylamino)uracil reductase RibD, producing MLAPQGSPAPQGNEDQRWMQRALALARLSKAVSSPNPAVGCVLVREGALVGEGYHDYSRKDHAEIVALKQAGDQARGATAYVTLEPCCHTGRTGPCTEALIAAGVRRVVAATVDPNPKVSGQGLERLRQAGIETTAGIGESEARALNDAFACSMRNGHPFVTLKAGVSLDGRIAPRPGSVETGKPYFLTGPQALAQVQVMRHEHDALLTGINTVLTDDPQLSDRTGLPRRRPLLRVVLDSALRLPLDSKLVRTAQQDVLVFCSFAPIARRQALESMGVRVEELPGKTRGRISLDEVLGRLHEMQILSVMLEAGGMVNASALADGLIDKLVLYYAPVLLGTGGISLADGIEMQQLALQRPEWTQTGPDLRFSAYLRDPWQA from the coding sequence ATGCTAGCCCCGCAGGGTAGCCCAGCCCCGCAGGGCAACGAAGACCAGCGCTGGATGCAGCGCGCCCTTGCCCTCGCGCGGCTGTCTAAGGCCGTCAGCTCGCCCAACCCCGCCGTGGGCTGCGTACTCGTGCGCGAGGGAGCGCTCGTCGGCGAGGGCTATCACGACTACAGCCGCAAGGATCACGCCGAAATCGTCGCCCTCAAACAGGCCGGCGATCAGGCGCGCGGAGCCACCGCGTACGTCACACTCGAGCCCTGCTGCCACACCGGCCGCACCGGTCCCTGCACTGAGGCGCTCATCGCTGCCGGAGTGCGCCGCGTCGTCGCGGCCACCGTCGATCCCAACCCCAAAGTCAGCGGCCAGGGCCTTGAGCGCCTGCGCCAGGCCGGCATCGAAACCACAGCCGGCATCGGCGAGTCCGAAGCCCGCGCGCTCAACGATGCCTTCGCCTGCTCCATGCGCAACGGGCATCCCTTTGTCACGCTCAAGGCCGGCGTCTCGCTCGATGGCCGCATCGCGCCCCGCCCCGGCAGCGTAGAGACCGGCAAGCCATACTTCCTCACCGGGCCGCAGGCGCTCGCCCAGGTGCAGGTCATGCGCCACGAGCACGACGCGTTGCTCACCGGCATCAACACCGTGCTCACTGACGATCCGCAACTCTCTGATCGCACCGGCCTGCCGCGCCGCCGCCCCTTGCTGCGCGTCGTCCTTGACTCGGCGCTGCGTCTGCCGCTTGATTCAAAACTGGTGCGCACCGCGCAGCAGGATGTGCTGGTCTTCTGCTCCTTCGCGCCCATCGCGCGTCGTCAGGCGCTTGAGAGCATGGGCGTCCGCGTCGAAGAACTGCCCGGCAAAACGCGCGGCCGCATTTCGCTCGACGAGGTTCTCGGCCGCCTCCATGAGATGCAGATTCTCTCCGTCATGCTTGAGGCAGGTGGCATGGTCAACGCCTCCGCGCTTGCAGATGGACTGATCGACAAGCTCGTGCTCTACTACGCTCCCGTGCTGCTCGGCACCGGCGGCATCTCGCTGGCCGACGGCATCGAAATGCAGCAGCTCGCACTCCAGCGCCCCGAGTGGACGCAGACCGGGCCCGATCTGCGCTTCAGCGCCTACCTGCGCGACCCCTGGCAGGCGTGA
- a CDS encoding NAD(P)H-dependent glycerol-3-phosphate dehydrogenase: protein MSRIAVMGSGAWGTAIALHLARQSEHELLLWSHSARVAESIRAFGENRDFLPGYPVPPALAVTVTADAEAALEFAEIIISVMPSHHVRHSYEQIFAPYLTPSHRILSATKGLEDATYLRMSQVISDVLLRRGLDLPLAVLGGPSFAQEVAAGSPTAVTVASKDAAFAGELQQVFSNGTLRLYTNDDVCGVEMGGALKNIIAIASGVVTGLGLGHNSTAAIITRGIAEMTRLAVACGGRRETLAGLAGLGDLVLTCTGSLSRNRTVGVELGKGRGLDDILAGLGGKVAEGVRTTAAALGLAASLGVEMPIAQQVHTVLQGQASPLQAMQYLMSRPGRDE, encoded by the coding sequence ATGAGCCGCATCGCTGTCATGGGGAGCGGTGCCTGGGGCACCGCAATTGCGCTGCATCTCGCGCGCCAGTCAGAGCATGAGCTGCTGCTGTGGTCTCATTCCGCGCGCGTGGCCGAGTCCATTCGCGCCTTCGGCGAGAATCGCGATTTCCTGCCCGGATACCCGGTCCCTCCCGCGCTTGCCGTCACCGTCACCGCCGATGCCGAGGCGGCGCTCGAGTTCGCTGAAATCATCATCAGCGTCATGCCGTCGCATCACGTGCGCCACAGCTACGAGCAGATCTTCGCGCCCTACCTGACTCCGTCGCACCGCATTCTCAGTGCCACCAAGGGCCTTGAGGATGCCACCTACCTCCGCATGTCGCAGGTCATCAGCGATGTGCTTCTGCGCCGAGGCCTCGATCTGCCGCTCGCCGTGCTCGGTGGTCCCTCCTTCGCGCAGGAGGTCGCCGCCGGTTCGCCCACGGCGGTCACGGTCGCCTCGAAAGACGCCGCCTTTGCCGGCGAGCTGCAGCAGGTATTCTCCAACGGAACGCTGCGCCTCTATACCAACGACGACGTATGCGGCGTCGAGATGGGCGGCGCGCTCAAAAACATCATTGCCATCGCCTCCGGCGTGGTTACGGGGCTGGGATTAGGTCACAACAGTACCGCTGCCATCATTACCAGGGGAATCGCCGAAATGACGCGCCTCGCCGTCGCCTGCGGTGGCCGCCGCGAAACTCTCGCCGGATTAGCCGGCCTCGGAGACCTCGTGCTCACCTGCACCGGCTCTCTCTCGCGCAACCGCACCGTGGGCGTCGAACTCGGCAAAGGACGCGGTCTCGACGACATTCTGGCTGGCCTCGGCGGCAAGGTGGCCGAAGGGGTGCGCACCACCGCGGCCGCTCTGGGACTGGCTGCCAGCCTCGGCGTAGAAATGCCTATTGCTCAACAGGTACACACCGTTCTGCAGGGCCAGGCCTCGCCATTGCAGGCCATGCAATACCTCATGAGCCGCCCGGGCCGCGACGAATAG
- a CDS encoding DNA gyrase inhibitor YacG, whose translation MTAKKKTLRCPTCSTLVTAKDADFPFCSDRCRKIDLGKWASGAYKISSPVVDPEVLEGLSEQARSNRSNDDE comes from the coding sequence ATGACGGCGAAGAAGAAGACCCTCCGCTGCCCCACCTGCAGCACGCTGGTGACCGCAAAGGACGCTGATTTCCCCTTCTGCAGCGACCGCTGCCGCAAGATCGACCTCGGCAAGTGGGCCAGCGGCGCTTACAAAATCTCCTCGCCCGTCGTGGACCCCGAAGTGCTCGAAGGCCTGAGCGAGCAGGCCCGCTCCAATCGGAGCAACGATGACGAATAG